A single window of Candidatus Palauibacter scopulicola DNA harbors:
- a CDS encoding CopG family transcriptional regulator, with product MMIRTQISVDRELYARVKEAARREGISIAELCRRSLAETLSRLPDEQPWMAYLGTVDGEPGDSATVDEVVYGRATP from the coding sequence ATGATGATTCGGACGCAGATTTCGGTAGACCGGGAACTCTACGCGCGAGTGAAGGAAGCCGCACGGCGCGAGGGGATTTCGATCGCGGAACTGTGCCGGAGGAGTCTGGCCGAGACGCTCTCGAGGCTGCCCGACGAGCAGCCGTGGATGGCCTATCTCGGGACGGTCGACGGCGAACCGGGCGACAGCGCCACGGTCGATGAGGTGGTCTACGGGCGGGCGACACCGTAA